One window of the Drosophila bipectinata strain 14024-0381.07 unplaced genomic scaffold, DbipHiC1v2 scaffold_6, whole genome shotgun sequence genome contains the following:
- the LOC108126976 gene encoding beta-1,3-glucosyltransferase — protein MFSEAKTNVFHILLWFFCFVSCGLGSPEGDPPREVLLVIACPPLPRHAQAQCFTLLENIQVQYLHMEEAGTVPGDYVLNVHVLHELFNYWTLLDALPHLGGETRLLKAHTEWIIWCQYNTQVASLRGLLEQLRHQNPVEHAYYGHALYDTEATIVHHFAHYKNPQWFPYPMLRAGIIFTGVLLRRLVELVAPNAHNSSRPSEFSIDASHELARFLFDNLSQDPAHSRAMSGKIILKNAAYICPIAGARKSPEIVTGATPPCAMHATSEEPSGWLPSTLGHRKEPCFHTTGSHIYFAIKTCAKFHKERIPIVERTWAGDARYRRYYSDVADVSIPTISTGIPNVQTGHCAKTMAILQLSLKDIGEQMDIRWLMLVDDDTLLSVPRLSELLSYHDHRELMYLGQRYGYRLHAPDGFNYHTGGAGILLSLPLVRLVVERCSCPSDNAPDDMILGYCLQALGVAAVPVAGMHQARPQDYARELLQLQPPVSFHKFWNMEPELTYRQWLRGGSSSAGNRSAPLGEAKPRLHHDDAAQLHLRRRPPLPGGGGVYPLDSHDKHLDL, from the exons atGTTTAGCGAAGCGAAAACTAATGTGTTCCACATTTTACTGTGGTTTTTTTGCTTTGTAAGCTGTGGTCTTGGGTCTCCGGAGGGGGATCCCCCACGGGAAGTGCTCCTAGTTATCGCCTGCCCACCGCTTCCGCGTCATGCTCAGGCCCAGTGTTTCACTTTATTAGAAAACATACAAGTCCAGTATCTGCACATGGAAGAGGCTGGGACAGTCCCAGGGGATTATGTCCTTAATGTGCATGTGTTGCACGAGCTTTTCAATTACTGGACACTGCTGGACGCACTGCCTCATTTGGGAGGCGAGACACGTCTTCTAAAGGCGCACACGGAATGGATTATATGGTGTCAATACAACACACAAGTGGCTTCCCTGCGCGGCCTGCTCGAGCAGCTTCGTCACCAAAACCCAGTGGAG CATGCTTATTACGGACATGCCCTGTATGATACGGAGGCCACCATTGTACATCACTTTGCACATTATAAGAATCCACAGTGGTTTCCTTATCCAATGCTGAGAGCCGGAATTATCTTCACAGGTGTCTTGCTAAGAag GCTTGTGGAGCTTGTTGCCCCTAATGCCCATAACAGCAGCCGACCCAGCGAGTTCTCCATCGATGCCTCTCATGAGCTGGCGCGCTTTTTATTCGACAACTTATCGCAGGACCCGGCACACAGCAGAGCCATGTCTGGGAAAATCATTCTGAAAAATGCCGCCTACATTTGTCCCATCGCTGGGGCGAGGAAATCCCCGGAGATTGTGACCGGAGCGACTCCTCCATGTGCAATGCATGCAACATCAGAGGAGCCATCTGGCTGGCTGCCCTCGACTCTGGGGCATCGAAAGGAGCCCTGT TTCCACACAACCGGATCGCATATATATTTCGCAATCAAAACCTGTGCGAAATTCCATAAGGAACGCATTCCGATAGTCGAACGCACCTGGGCAGGCGACGCCCGATACCGGAGATACTACAGCGACGTGGCAG ACGTCAGCATACCGACAATCAGCACTGGCATACCGAACGTGCAGACTGGACATTGTGCCAAAACAATGGCAATTTTACAATTATCCCTCAAGGATATTGGCGAGCAAATGGACATACGCTGGCTCATGCTCGTAGACGATGATACGCTGCTGAG TGTGCCCCGGCTAAGTGAGCTGCTGAGTTACCACGACCACAGGGAGCTTATGTATCTGGGACAGCGCTACGGTTACCGCCTGCACGCCCCGGATGGCTTCAACTACCACACGGGAGGCGCCGGCATCCTGCTCAGCCTGCCTCTGGTGCGCCTCGTCGTGGAGCGCTGTAGTTGTCCGAGTGACAATGCTCCGGACGACATGATCCTGGGCTACTGCCTGCAGGCGCTGGGCGTGGCGGCGGTACCAGTGGCCGGAATGCATCAGGCTCGGCCGCAGGACTATGCGCGAGAACTTCTGCAGCTGCAGCCGCCAGTGTCCTTTCATAAATTCTGGAACATGGAGCCGGAGCTGACCTACCGACAATGGCTACGCGGTGGCAGTAGTAGTGCTGGCAATCGTAGTGCTCCGCTTGGGGAGGCAAAGCCACGGCTTCATCACGACGACGCTGCTCAGCTGCATCTGCGACGACGGCCTCCCCTGCCCGGAGGCGGCGGAGTATATCCTCTGGATTCGCATGACAAGCATTTGGATCTCTAG